GTCAGGGTGAAGGTGGCGGCGGAGCCGTGCCCCGCGTGCGCCAGGGCAGCGGTGCTGAGGGCGAGGGTCAGGGTGGTGAGCAGCTTCTCTTTCATGTCGGTCTCCTTGTGGCCGCGCCGCTGGGCGCAAACTGGGCAGACCGTACCGGGAATACGATGGCGCGGGAATGACATGCCCCTCCGGGCAGTGTGGTTGCGGGGTGCGCTTCCTGGCCCTGGGGCAGGGACCGCTGCTCTGGAGCGGCTCACGTTGGCCTTCCACACGCTGAGGTCCTTCCAGTTCGCACCCCCGAGGAATCCGGCGGTGACTGTGTTGACACAGCGGAAAACGGGAGCGAGGGGAGACGGTGAGAGGTGGGGGAGACCTTCCCTGGGACTGGGAGCTTCACCACCACTGTCCACCCCCATCCCCAGCGGCGTGCCCGGTGTGCCGGAAGGCGGGCCTGCCATCACGTTTCTGCGTCTCCACACAGCAAAAGCGCTCGTCTGACCGGTGGAGAAATGTGAGCAAAAGTGGAGTCCCGGCCGCGTGCCTGTTGCTGGTCATTCTGCGCAACCTTCCTGGGCGGTCCCGCATGCATGAGCGCCGGATCAGGGAAGAACGCGGGGATGACTGCTGGGTGACCCGCCGCGCTCACGCCATCCGCCGGTCATCCCCTGGTTCCTACCGTGCCACCACGCTCGCCCCGAGTTGGGGCACTGGGAGACCACCATGAAGACCAAAACCACCCAGACCGTTACCGCTCTGCCGCGCACCGCCCTGCTCGCCGGGTACGGCGGGGCCGCCGCGCTGCGCACCGGGAGTACAGACGTGCCGCCCAGCGATACAACCGTGGGAGGAAGCCCTACCGGGCCGCCTGAGGTGCAGGGGGAGTGGCAGGCGGGCGAGTCAGCGTCGGTCGGGGACTACGCCCCCAACAGTCGGGCATGGCAGGGTGGCGCGGGCAGTAGCTTCAGCCTCAAGTTGAGGGCAGACGGCCCGTACCAGTACGCGGGTCTCCTCGCGTTGGACGCAGGGGCGTGCCAGGGCAAGATCCTCAGCGACGAGAAGGGCCGCGCCACGTTTGAGGACGGCAAGATGACCTTCACGCCCACCGAGGGTGCGGTGCGGCCGAGCGTATGGAACGGCCCCGTCAACCCGCCACTCCCTCCGTCCGCCGCTGGGCGCTGAGGGTAGACAACTCCGGCAGGGAGGCCCGGTTCACCCAGCTTCAGGACGGTTCGGGCGCGCCGGCCACCTTCTACCGCACCGACAAGCCGGGCAAGACCTCGCCCAGGATCGGTATTCGCGGCACCGTGACGTCACCGCAGGGCCGCAGCGTGCTGGTCACGCTGAGATTCAGCCTGTGGCGGGCAGCGGCAGAGAGGACGCCTTCGCCTTTCCGGTTCTGGAGGACCGGGCCTACGTGCTAATCGCAGTCCAGAGACCAACGGCAACGGTGTTGTGGACGGCGGTGACCTCGCGGACGCGTGCAGCACCGCGGACGCCCCCGGTCCCCGGGGCGGGCGTCCGGCCCCGTGGGTGACGTGAGCCCCGACCTCGCTTCCGTGAAGTGAGCCAGTCCTCCTCAGCAAAGCCCCTCGACAGACCCAGCCCCGGGTCAACCCAGGAGACCACCGTGAATGTACGCACCCTCGGACTTATCACCATGCTCTGCGCGCCCGCCATGCTCATCGACGGGTACCGCCACGGAATGGAGCGCACCCTCAACGGCGAGAACGATCTGACGGGCAACCTGCTCTACATGGCCTTTGCGGTGGGGTGGTGGTGCGCCATGCTGGGGTTGAGAAAGTTGCGCGCCGCTGGGCACGGCAGGCTTGGGCGCTTCATCGTCACCCTACCGCTGATCACAATCTTCCTGGCGGCCTTGCAAAGTCCCCTGGACACCGGTCACTTCAACATGCAGAGCCCTGTGTACATCGTCGCGGATCTCTGCTGGCCGCTGAGTATGGTGCTGACCTTCGCGGTGAGCGTCGCGGCGCTGTTCGCCCGGGTGCTGCCGCTACCGCTGCGCTTGGCTCCCCTGTTCTGCGGCGTCTCACTGCCCGTGGGCTTCGCGTACATGGCCTTCGCCAGGCTGCAGGACATGCCCCTCGCCGAGTTTGGCTGGCACACCGCCACCGGCTGGTTCCTGCTGGGACTCGCCCTGATGGCCGCGCAGTCCAGCAAAACACAGACGACGCTCGCCTCCGCGTAAGCGCGGGCACCTGGGCGGGTTGCCCCGCCCTTTCCCGCGCCTGCGTGCAGTTGAGCCACCGAAGGACGATCATCATGCATCAGACTCCCCATTCGGCCCTGGCCCTCCTCGCCCTCTCGCTCACGGCACCTGCCCTGGCAGGACCAGCGAAGTCAACACCCTGGGTCATGACCGGTGTGGTTCGCAACGCCGCTGGTCAACCCCTGGAGGGAGTGGAGGTCTCCGCCCACAACACCGTCTACTACAACGTGAATGTGCTCGCCCGGACCGACCGACAGGGCCGTTACCGCCTGGACCTGCCGCATGAGATCGGCACCTGGGCCCCCTACGCGACCCTCAAGCGGTCCTGGGGTAATCAGACGTTCATATTCACCGTCTACCCGGACGACGACTCGGCCTTTGCCGCGCGGGACGGTGGGGTGCGCGACTTCGTCTGGCGTGTTCAGGGCAACCGCGGGAACGGCGTGCTCGGCCAGAAGGTCAACGTGTACTACGGGGGTGGGGATGTGGACGAGGACAGCTGTGAGCTGACCTTCACCCCAGTGGGCCCCCTCATCGATGGCAGTACGGGAAAGACCTTCAAGCGCAAGTGCGGCCCCATCACCGACGTGGCCGTGGGCCACTACCGCATTTCGGCGACCCACGCCCCAGGTGGCACGCCCGTACCCCTGGAGGTGAAGGCCGAGGGGCAGGGCGCCTACGCCGATGTCACCGTGGGTACATTTCGCGAGACCCTGTACGGAATCCGCATGGAACTGTCCTACCGCACTCCGCAGAAGTAGGCGGGTCAAGGGGACGGTGATACGGTTTGCGCGGATCAGCCGTTACAGCCCCCTCCGCTCCGGTGCTTGCACGCCTCTCCGTCACCGTTTTTCCTGCTCGCTCTGCTCGCGTAAGCCCGTGACTGCACCGCGGATCACCCGCAGTCCTGATGGTGTGTCCCCACGTGCTCGCAAAGGTGCAGCGGGCTCCCCCATCCTGCTTGCTCCAGCTCGTTCAGCGATGGAAACAGCCTTCGGCCGCACAGACTATGGCCGCCAGCCGCTGCCCTCCGCCCGGAACCCCCGTACTGGACCCGGGCGGGGTCAGGAGTGAAGTAGGGCGAGGCGGAGTGGCCAGCCTTCAAGGTCTCGCCTCTGCGTGGACTACCCCTTCGCGACCTGGGCGGGTTCGTGCCCCACAGGCGAGCGGCGGCGCCCGTACTCTTCCAGGAAAGTCGCCTGAAATTCTTCTGGGACGTTCTGCACAGCCTGCTCCAGCCACGTCGCGGCGGCCCCACGGAACTCGGGTGCCCGGGGAGCGCCCAGGGCTTCCAGCACTTCCTCGTGGGTGCGCAAGACCTCACCCAGAGGAAATTCTGGGGTGAACGCCGCGCAAAGCTGTGTGGCTGCGGCGCTGTCCTCGGCCGCCTGCTTGAGCTGGCCGAGCGCGAGGTGGGCCTGGGCACGGCGGGTGAGGGCTGCGATTTCCACGCCGCCCAGCTCGTCCTCGCGCGCGAGGACGAGGGCTGTCTCAGCGTCCAGCAGGGCTCGGGTGGGGGAGAGCGTCGGCCCGCGTGCAAGAAGGAGGCGGGCGTGTTCATAGGCGTTGAGGCGTGTGCCCGGCTGGGCGAGCGCGGCGTCAAAGACTGCCCCGGCCTCCTCACCCCGCCGCGCCAGCGTCTGTGCCTTGAGCAGCAGCAGGTGGGGTACGTCAAGCGGCTGGAGATCGGCGCGTGCCTCCACGGTGATCACCTCGGCCCTCGCCAGATCTGCTGCGCCCAGCGTCAGGAACAGGCGGGCCAGATCCAGGTGAAGGAGGCTGCGCCACCACACCTGGTCCTGCTCGGGCAGGTTCAGCGCCCCGCGCAGGGTCGCCAGTGCCCCCCGGTAATCACCCAGCGCATGCTGGGCCAGGAAGGTGCTGTGCGCTTGCGCCAGGTGGTAGTAGCTGTCCACGTCCAGCCGCGCCAGCACCTCGCCCGCCCGCTGGGCGGCGTCCAACGCGCGGGGGGCCAGGCCGAGCTCATGCCACATCACCGCCATCTTGGCGAGGGCCGACACCTGCCCGGTCTGGTCCCCGGACACGTCGGTGTACAGCGCCAGCGCCTGCTCAAAGTGGTTGAGCGCGGCGCGGCGATGGGCGAAGCCCTCAACTCGCCCCAGGCCGATGTGGGTAATGGCGTGCAGAGATCCATGATTCAGTTCGCTGGCGATCTGCGCCATCTGCCTCAGGTGGTCCCGCGCCTCGTCCAGCCGTCCACAGAAGAGGGTAACCGCCGTGAGCGCCTCGTGGCACACCGCCTGTAGTTCCCGGTCCCCGACCTCACGCGCCCGGTCCAGGGTGGTGCCGGACAGCGCCTCCAGACCTGCCCAGTCGCCCTGTTCGTACAGCCGGTGCATCCTCGCCTCATAGGCCCGGGCGTGCTGCGTGGGGGTACGGGCCAGACCGGTGAGCCGTTCGCCCAGCCGGGGCAACTCGGCCTGGTACGAGATCTCCACCGTCAGGCGCATCGCGGTGTAGACCGCCTCAAAGGCCCCGTCCAGGCTGCCACGGGCCTCAAAAATGTCGGCCGCCTGCTCGCAGAAGGCGGCGGCTTCGCGCAGTCGTCCCTGACGCCGCGCCAGCTCGGCCGCTTCCAGCAGGTGCGGCGCGGCCTTCTCGTCGTCGCCTCCCTCCAGCCAGTGCCGGGCCACCCGCGCCCCCCTGACCCCCTCGCGCTCCAGCATCCGTGCCGTGCTGCGGCCGAGCAGCCGCCGCACTGACTGGGGAATACCCGCAAGCACCGTTTCCCGCACGAGGTCGTGGGAAAAGTCCTCGCCCGACATGACCTGCGCTTCTTCCAGCTCCTCCCAGGCGGCGGCTGTGTCGAGCAGTGGTGCTCCCAGCACAGCGGCCACAAGCTCGATGCGCACGTCGCTCTGCAGCACGGCCGCGCCGCGTGCCGCCCCCAGGGCTGCCGGAGACAGCTTGGCGAGCCGCCCCTCGATCAGCTGCGAGACCCGTGCCGAGACGGGCAGGGCTCCGTCTCCGCGGGGACTCTCGATGAGGTGTTTGACCGTTTCCAGCAGAAAGAGGGGATTGCCGCCCGTGAAGCGCGCGAGCTGAGGTCCCATCTCCCGCACGGAGGGCACGTCGAGGTCGCGCAGCAGCGTCCCCACCGCCTCTGGAGCCAGCGGTTCGAGGTCCAGCCGCACGCCATGGCCCGCTCCCACAATCTGCCCAAAAATCTCAGCGGTGGGGGCGGGAAGCTCGGCCGGGCGAACGGTCGCAATCAGCCGGGGCACGCCCCCCGATTGACCGAGGGGAAACGAGGATGAGATCAGCACGAACCCCGCCTCGATCGACGCTGGGTCAGCGAGGTGCAGGTCGTCGTACACGAAGGCGCTCACCCCTGCCAGCCCCATGCGGAAGACGTGGTGAATCGCGGCGTGCAGCCGGGCGTCTGGCCCGGTCGGCGCCGGGGCACCGTCCAGCAATTCGGGCAGCAGGCGGGAGAGGCTGGACCGCATCCAGGGCTCCAGCGGCAGGTCTGGCACGCGCGCGAGGACGCGGCGCAGGTTGCGGGTGGTCGTGGCGTACGGCACGAGCGCGTCGCCTGGTCGGCCCTCCAGCACGACCACCTCCCCCTTGCTGGCGGCGAAGTCTCGCGCCAGCCGCGACTTGCCCATTCCGCCCTCGCCCGCCAGGATGATGAACTGCCCCGCCTCCCAGGCCTCCTCCATTCGCGCCCATTCGGGCTCACGCCCAATCAGGCTGGGTGGACGCAAGACGCTAAGCGGAATGCGGGGCCGGTTGAGCGCAGCGGCGGGTGGGGTGCCGCGCTCGACCTCCCGGGCAAGCGCCAGCGTTTCGGGGAGTGGGCCGGTACCGAACTCGCGCTGCAGCACCGTACGGCAGCGCTCGAACGCTGCCAGCGCCGCTCCCCGGTCTCCCGACAGGTAATGCAGGCGCATCAGGCGGCGGTAGACCTCCTCCGACACCGGATTGAAGTCGAGGAGCTGGGCGGTGGTGACGAGGGCCCCGGTCAGGTCGCCCGATTCCTCCTGCCGCGCCGCTGTCCGTCCCAGCCGCTCGGCCCGCACGTTGTCAAGCCGCTCGCGCCAGGCCAGCAGCCAGTCAGCCAGATCCGGGCGATCGTCGAAGTGCACCTCCTCGAGCAGGGTGCCCGGTGGGGTCTCGCCCGCGTTGTCCTCCTGGGACCCGTTCAGCTGGGAGGCGTCGACCCAGACCTCCTCGGAGAGACCCACCCGGTCATCCGCGTGCAGCAGGTCCTCGCCGTAGGTCCGGTGAATCCGGCGAATCAGGTGGACGAGGTTGTTGCGCGCCGCCCCTTCCGGCGTTTCGGGCCACAGCAGCCCCGCCAGGCGAGACCGCAGGGTGGGGCCTTCGAGCGCCAGATAGGTCAGAAGGGCCAGACCGTTGCCCTCCGGCCGCAGCGTTTGGCCGTCGGGCCGGACCAGACGCGGTTTGCCCAGGACCTCCAGTCGCCAGCAGGAAGCTGTGTTCACGTTGTCTTCATGTTACGGAAAAAATTGGCAGGGAAAGCGGCAGGTCTACATTTGGTGGA
The sequence above is a segment of the Deinococcus hopiensis KR-140 genome. Coding sequences within it:
- a CDS encoding carboxypeptidase-like regulatory domain-containing protein; this translates as MHQTPHSALALLALSLTAPALAGPAKSTPWVMTGVVRNAAGQPLEGVEVSAHNTVYYNVNVLARTDRQGRYRLDLPHEIGTWAPYATLKRSWGNQTFIFTVYPDDDSAFAARDGGVRDFVWRVQGNRGNGVLGQKVNVYYGGGDVDEDSCELTFTPVGPLIDGSTGKTFKRKCGPITDVAVGHYRISATHAPGGTPVPLEVKAEGQGAYADVTVGTFRETLYGIRMELSYRTPQK
- a CDS encoding ATP-binding protein — its product is MNTASCWRLEVLGKPRLVRPDGQTLRPEGNGLALLTYLALEGPTLRSRLAGLLWPETPEGAARNNLVHLIRRIHRTYGEDLLHADDRVGLSEEVWVDASQLNGSQEDNAGETPPGTLLEEVHFDDRPDLADWLLAWRERLDNVRAERLGRTAARQEESGDLTGALVTTAQLLDFNPVSEEVYRRLMRLHYLSGDRGAALAAFERCRTVLQREFGTGPLPETLALAREVERGTPPAAALNRPRIPLSVLRPPSLIGREPEWARMEEAWEAGQFIILAGEGGMGKSRLARDFAASKGEVVVLEGRPGDALVPYATTTRNLRRVLARVPDLPLEPWMRSSLSRLLPELLDGAPAPTGPDARLHAAIHHVFRMGLAGVSAFVYDDLHLADPASIEAGFVLISSSFPLGQSGGVPRLIATVRPAELPAPTAEIFGQIVGAGHGVRLDLEPLAPEAVGTLLRDLDVPSVREMGPQLARFTGGNPLFLLETVKHLIESPRGDGALPVSARVSQLIEGRLAKLSPAALGAARGAAVLQSDVRIELVAAVLGAPLLDTAAAWEELEEAQVMSGEDFSHDLVRETVLAGIPQSVRRLLGRSTARMLEREGVRGARVARHWLEGGDDEKAAPHLLEAAELARRQGRLREAAAFCEQAADIFEARGSLDGAFEAVYTAMRLTVEISYQAELPRLGERLTGLARTPTQHARAYEARMHRLYEQGDWAGLEALSGTTLDRAREVGDRELQAVCHEALTAVTLFCGRLDEARDHLRQMAQIASELNHGSLHAITHIGLGRVEGFAHRRAALNHFEQALALYTDVSGDQTGQVSALAKMAVMWHELGLAPRALDAAQRAGEVLARLDVDSYYHLAQAHSTFLAQHALGDYRGALATLRGALNLPEQDQVWWRSLLHLDLARLFLTLGAADLARAEVITVEARADLQPLDVPHLLLLKAQTLARRGEEAGAVFDAALAQPGTRLNAYEHARLLLARGPTLSPTRALLDAETALVLAREDELGGVEIAALTRRAQAHLALGQLKQAAEDSAAATQLCAAFTPEFPLGEVLRTHEEVLEALGAPRAPEFRGAAATWLEQAVQNVPEEFQATFLEEYGRRRSPVGHEPAQVAKG